From the Finegoldia magna ATCC 29328 genome, the window TGTGATCGTCAAAATATCAATTATTCCGAAGTTTTGACCACAGCTCTTGAAAAGAAAATCAACGCATAATTTTGTAAATATTTTTATTTCCCAAGCCACATTGTGTGGCTTTTTTTGTGTGTGATTTTCCCTGTGTTTCTGTTTAGATTTTTGTGCTTTTATGATAATATTAAAGGTAAAGAAATTTTTTAATGATGATGAGAGGTCAGTATGAGAAAATCTTGGAATGAATATTTTATGGATTTGGCATTGAATGTTGCGACACGAAGCACTTGTGACAGGGCATTTGTCGGTTGTGTGTTGGTGAATTCTGACAACAGGATTGTATCGACAGGTTACAATGGTGCTATTAGTGGCAATCCTCACTGCGACGAGGTTGGTCACACTTTGCGTGACGGACATTGTATTGCTACGATTCACGCAGAGATGAATGCTTTGTTGTATTGTGCGAAAGAAGGAATTGCTGTGAAGGGTTGTATTTGTTATGTGACTCATTTTCCTTGTTTGAACTGCACGAAATCTTTAATTCAAGCTGGAATTAGCAAGATTTATTATCACGAGGCTTATCGTGTAGATGATTATGCGATTGAATTGTTAGACCGAAATAATATTGAATATGTCCAAATTTAAAGAGGTGTAATATGGATAAAATAAAAAAACTTCTTGTGGCAAACCGTGGCGAAATTGCTATAAGAATTTTCAGAGCTTGTAGTGAGCTTGGAATAAGAAGCGTTGCGATTTACAGCGAAGAGGACAAGACTTCCCTTTTCAGAACAAAGGCTGACGAATCGTATTTGATAAAAGATGCGGCATCACCTTTGTCGAGTTATTTAGATATCGAAAAAATCATTGCGATTGCAAAATCCAAACACTGCGATGCGATTCATCCGGGTTATGGATTTTTGAGTGAAAATGCAGAATTTGCGAGACGTTGCAGGGAAAACGGAATTATTTTCGTGGGTCCTGACGAATCCGTTCTACATAGTTTAGGTGACAAGGTCCAATCGAAGTTAGTTGCCAAGAAAGCCGGCGTACAAACTATCGAGGGCGTGGAGACTCCTATCAGAAATAAAAATGAAGCATTGGAAATCGCAAACCAAATCGGCTATCCAGTTATGGTAAAAGCTTGTGCTGGTGGTGGCGGACG encodes:
- a CDS encoding deoxycytidylate deaminase; translated protein: MRKSWNEYFMDLALNVATRSTCDRAFVGCVLVNSDNRIVSTGYNGAISGNPHCDEVGHTLRDGHCIATIHAEMNALLYCAKEGIAVKGCICYVTHFPCLNCTKSLIQAGISKIYYHEAYRVDDYAIELLDRNNIEYVQI